A stretch of the Erinaceus europaeus chromosome 1, mEriEur2.1, whole genome shotgun sequence genome encodes the following:
- the DBNL gene encoding drebrin-like protein isoform X10 — protein MAANLSRNGPALQEAYASVVNEKSPTDWALFTYEGNSNDIRVAGTGEGGLEELVEELNSGKVMYGFCRVKDPNSGLPKFVLINWTGEGVNDVRKGACANHVSTMASFLKGAHVTINARAEEDVEPECIMEKVARASGANYAFHKESSRFQDTGPQAPVGSVYQKTNAVSEIKRVGKDSFWAKAEKEEENRRLEEKRRLEEERQRLEEERRERELREAALREQRYLDRSEAADPPSRKYDQQEVISRNRADQAAHPREIFKQKERAMSTTSLPSPQPGKLRSPFLQKQLTQPETSFNREPAHTVSKPSADAHEEPAPSAPVYPVQAEEEEEEEAVYEEPPEQEAFYEEPPMVQQQHAAGTEHVDHYLGLSGKGLCARALYDYQAADETEISFDPENLITGIEVIDEGWWRGYGPDGHFGMFPANYVELIE, from the exons GGCTCTTTTTACCTACGAaggcaacagcaatgacatccgTGTGGCTGGCACTGGAG AGGGGGGCCTGGAGGAGCTGGTGGAGGAGCTCAACAGTGGGAAGGTGATGTATGGCTTCTGCCGAGTGAAGGACCCCAACTCTGGCCTGCCCAAGTTCGTCCTTATCAACTGG ACTGGCGAGGGTGTGAATGATGTGCGGAAGGGAGCATGCGCCAACCATGTCAGCACCATGGCTAGCTTCCTGAAG GGGGCCCATGTTACCATCAACGCCAGGGCTGAGGAGGATGTGGAGCCTGAGTGCATCATGGAGAAGGTGGCTAGGGCCTCGGGCGCCAACTATGCCTTCCACAAGGAAAGCAGCCGCTTCCAAGACacaggcccccaggccccagtg GGTTCTGTGTACCAAAAGACCAATGCTGTATCTGAGATCAAAAGGGTTGGCAAAGACAGCTTCTGGGCTAAAGCCGAG aaagaagaagagaatcgCAGGCTGGAAGAGAAGCGGCGGCTGGAAGAGGAACGGCAGCGGCTGGAGGAAGAGCGGCGGGAGCGAGAGCTGCGGGAAGCTGCCCTCCGGGAGCAGCGCTACTTGGATAGAAGCGAGGCAGCTGACCCTCCCAG cagGAAGTATGACCAGCAGGAAGTGATTTCAAGGAACAGAGCGGATCAG GCGGCGCACCCACGGGAGATTTTCAAGCAGAAGGAGCGAGCCATGTCCACCacttctctccccagcccccagccag GCAAGCTGAGGAGCCCATTCCTGCAGAAGCAGCTTACTCAACCAGAGACCTCCTTCAACAGAGAGCCAGCTCACACTGTCTCAAAGCCCAGTGCAG ATGCCCATGAAGAACCGGCTCCCAGTGCCCCTGTGTATCCAGTGCaagcagaagaggaggaggaggaggaggccgtgTACGAGGAGCCCCCAGAACAGGAAGCCTTCTATGAGGAGCCACCCATG GTGCAGCAGCAGCACGCCGCCGGCACTGAGCATGTTGATCACTACCTGGGGCTGAGCGGGAAGGGCCTTTGTGCCCGGGCCCTGTACGACTACCAGGCAG CCGACGAGACAGAGATCTCTTTCGACCCTGAGAACCTCATCACGGGCATCGAGGTGATTGATGAAGGCTGGTGGCGTGGCTATGGGCCAGACGGCCACTTTGGCATGTTTCCTGCCAACTACGTGGAGCTCATTGAGTGA
- the DBNL gene encoding drebrin-like protein isoform X3 gives MAANLSRNGPALQEAYASVVNEKSPTDWALFTYEGNSNDIRVAGTGEGGLEELVEELNSGKVMYGFCRVKDPNSGLPKFVLINWTGEGVNDVRKGACANHVSTMASFLKGAHVTINARAEEDVEPECIMEKVARASGANYAFHKESSRFQDTGPQAPVGSVYQKTNAVSEIKRVGKDSFWAKAEKEEENRRLEEKRRLEEERQRLEEERRERELREAALREQRYLDRSEAADPPRKYDQQEVISRNRADQAAHPREIFKQKERAMSTTSLPSPQPGKLRSPFLQKQLTQPETSFNREPAHTVSKPSAESEQAASSLADAHEEPAPSAPVYPVQAEEEEEEEAVYEEPPEQEAFYEEPPMVQQQHAAGTEHVDHYLGLSGKGLCARALYDYQAADETEISFDPENLITGIEVIDEGWWRGYGPDGHFGMFPANYVELIE, from the exons GGCTCTTTTTACCTACGAaggcaacagcaatgacatccgTGTGGCTGGCACTGGAG AGGGGGGCCTGGAGGAGCTGGTGGAGGAGCTCAACAGTGGGAAGGTGATGTATGGCTTCTGCCGAGTGAAGGACCCCAACTCTGGCCTGCCCAAGTTCGTCCTTATCAACTGG ACTGGCGAGGGTGTGAATGATGTGCGGAAGGGAGCATGCGCCAACCATGTCAGCACCATGGCTAGCTTCCTGAAG GGGGCCCATGTTACCATCAACGCCAGGGCTGAGGAGGATGTGGAGCCTGAGTGCATCATGGAGAAGGTGGCTAGGGCCTCGGGCGCCAACTATGCCTTCCACAAGGAAAGCAGCCGCTTCCAAGACacaggcccccaggccccagtg GGTTCTGTGTACCAAAAGACCAATGCTGTATCTGAGATCAAAAGGGTTGGCAAAGACAGCTTCTGGGCTAAAGCCGAG aaagaagaagagaatcgCAGGCTGGAAGAGAAGCGGCGGCTGGAAGAGGAACGGCAGCGGCTGGAGGAAGAGCGGCGGGAGCGAGAGCTGCGGGAAGCTGCCCTCCGGGAGCAGCGCTACTTGGATAGAAGCGAGGCAGCTGACCCTCCCAG GAAGTATGACCAGCAGGAAGTGATTTCAAGGAACAGAGCGGATCAG GCGGCGCACCCACGGGAGATTTTCAAGCAGAAGGAGCGAGCCATGTCCACCacttctctccccagcccccagccag GCAAGCTGAGGAGCCCATTCCTGCAGAAGCAGCTTACTCAACCAGAGACCTCCTTCAACAGAGAGCCAGCTCACACTGTCTCAAAGCCCAGTGCAG AGTCAGAGCAGGCTGCATCCTCCCTTGCAGATGCCCATGAAGAACCGGCTCCCAGTGCCCCTGTGTATCCAGTGCaagcagaagaggaggaggaggaggaggccgtgTACGAGGAGCCCCCAGAACAGGAAGCCTTCTATGAGGAGCCACCCATG GTGCAGCAGCAGCACGCCGCCGGCACTGAGCATGTTGATCACTACCTGGGGCTGAGCGGGAAGGGCCTTTGTGCCCGGGCCCTGTACGACTACCAGGCAG CCGACGAGACAGAGATCTCTTTCGACCCTGAGAACCTCATCACGGGCATCGAGGTGATTGATGAAGGCTGGTGGCGTGGCTATGGGCCAGACGGCCACTTTGGCATGTTTCCTGCCAACTACGTGGAGCTCATTGAGTGA
- the DBNL gene encoding drebrin-like protein isoform X9, with protein sequence MTSVWLALETGEGVNDVRKGACANHVSTMASFLKGAHVTINARAEEDVEPECIMEKVARASGANYAFHKESSRFQDTGPQAPVGSVYQKTNAVSEIKRVGKDSFWAKAEKEEENRRLEEKRRLEEERQRLEEERRERELREAALREQRYLDRSEAADPPSSPSSPSRKYDQQEVISRNRADQAAHPREIFKQKERAMSTTSLPSPQPGKLRSPFLQKQLTQPETSFNREPAHTVSKPSAESEQAASSLADAHEEPAPSAPVYPVQAEEEEEEEAVYEEPPEQEAFYEEPPMVQQQHAAGTEHVDHYLGLSGKGLCARALYDYQAADETEISFDPENLITGIEVIDEGWWRGYGPDGHFGMFPANYVELIE encoded by the exons atgacatccgTGTGGCTGGCACTGGAG ACTGGCGAGGGTGTGAATGATGTGCGGAAGGGAGCATGCGCCAACCATGTCAGCACCATGGCTAGCTTCCTGAAG GGGGCCCATGTTACCATCAACGCCAGGGCTGAGGAGGATGTGGAGCCTGAGTGCATCATGGAGAAGGTGGCTAGGGCCTCGGGCGCCAACTATGCCTTCCACAAGGAAAGCAGCCGCTTCCAAGACacaggcccccaggccccagtg GGTTCTGTGTACCAAAAGACCAATGCTGTATCTGAGATCAAAAGGGTTGGCAAAGACAGCTTCTGGGCTAAAGCCGAG aaagaagaagagaatcgCAGGCTGGAAGAGAAGCGGCGGCTGGAAGAGGAACGGCAGCGGCTGGAGGAAGAGCGGCGGGAGCGAGAGCTGCGGGAAGCTGCCCTCCGGGAGCAGCGCTACTTGGATAGAAGCGAGGCAGCTGACCCTCCCAG ttctccctcctcccccagcagGAAGTATGACCAGCAGGAAGTGATTTCAAGGAACAGAGCGGATCAG GCGGCGCACCCACGGGAGATTTTCAAGCAGAAGGAGCGAGCCATGTCCACCacttctctccccagcccccagccag GCAAGCTGAGGAGCCCATTCCTGCAGAAGCAGCTTACTCAACCAGAGACCTCCTTCAACAGAGAGCCAGCTCACACTGTCTCAAAGCCCAGTGCAG AGTCAGAGCAGGCTGCATCCTCCCTTGCAGATGCCCATGAAGAACCGGCTCCCAGTGCCCCTGTGTATCCAGTGCaagcagaagaggaggaggaggaggaggccgtgTACGAGGAGCCCCCAGAACAGGAAGCCTTCTATGAGGAGCCACCCATG GTGCAGCAGCAGCACGCCGCCGGCACTGAGCATGTTGATCACTACCTGGGGCTGAGCGGGAAGGGCCTTTGTGCCCGGGCCCTGTACGACTACCAGGCAG CCGACGAGACAGAGATCTCTTTCGACCCTGAGAACCTCATCACGGGCATCGAGGTGATTGATGAAGGCTGGTGGCGTGGCTATGGGCCAGACGGCCACTTTGGCATGTTTCCTGCCAACTACGTGGAGCTCATTGAGTGA
- the DBNL gene encoding drebrin-like protein isoform X11, whose amino-acid sequence MQAWSTRSPRLTGLFLPTKATAMTSVWLALETGEGVNDVRKGACANHVSTMASFLKGAHVTINARAEEDVEPECIMEKVARASGANYAFHKESSRFQDTGPQAPVGSVYQKTNAVSEIKRVGKDSFWAKAEKEEENRRLEEKRRLEEERQRLEEERRERELREAALREQRYLDRSEAADPPRKYDQQEVISRNRADQAAHPREIFKQKERAMSTTSLPSPQPGKLRSPFLQKQLTQPETSFNREPAHTVSKPSADAHEEPAPSAPVYPVQAEEEEEEEAVYEEPPEQEAFYEEPPMVQQQHAAGTEHVDHYLGLSGKGLCARALYDYQAADETEISFDPENLITGIEVIDEGWWRGYGPDGHFGMFPANYVELIE is encoded by the exons GGCTCTTTTTACCTACGAaggcaacagcaatgacatccgTGTGGCTGGCACTGGAG ACTGGCGAGGGTGTGAATGATGTGCGGAAGGGAGCATGCGCCAACCATGTCAGCACCATGGCTAGCTTCCTGAAG GGGGCCCATGTTACCATCAACGCCAGGGCTGAGGAGGATGTGGAGCCTGAGTGCATCATGGAGAAGGTGGCTAGGGCCTCGGGCGCCAACTATGCCTTCCACAAGGAAAGCAGCCGCTTCCAAGACacaggcccccaggccccagtg GGTTCTGTGTACCAAAAGACCAATGCTGTATCTGAGATCAAAAGGGTTGGCAAAGACAGCTTCTGGGCTAAAGCCGAG aaagaagaagagaatcgCAGGCTGGAAGAGAAGCGGCGGCTGGAAGAGGAACGGCAGCGGCTGGAGGAAGAGCGGCGGGAGCGAGAGCTGCGGGAAGCTGCCCTCCGGGAGCAGCGCTACTTGGATAGAAGCGAGGCAGCTGACCCTCCCAG GAAGTATGACCAGCAGGAAGTGATTTCAAGGAACAGAGCGGATCAG GCGGCGCACCCACGGGAGATTTTCAAGCAGAAGGAGCGAGCCATGTCCACCacttctctccccagcccccagccag GCAAGCTGAGGAGCCCATTCCTGCAGAAGCAGCTTACTCAACCAGAGACCTCCTTCAACAGAGAGCCAGCTCACACTGTCTCAAAGCCCAGTGCAG ATGCCCATGAAGAACCGGCTCCCAGTGCCCCTGTGTATCCAGTGCaagcagaagaggaggaggaggaggaggccgtgTACGAGGAGCCCCCAGAACAGGAAGCCTTCTATGAGGAGCCACCCATG GTGCAGCAGCAGCACGCCGCCGGCACTGAGCATGTTGATCACTACCTGGGGCTGAGCGGGAAGGGCCTTTGTGCCCGGGCCCTGTACGACTACCAGGCAG CCGACGAGACAGAGATCTCTTTCGACCCTGAGAACCTCATCACGGGCATCGAGGTGATTGATGAAGGCTGGTGGCGTGGCTATGGGCCAGACGGCCACTTTGGCATGTTTCCTGCCAACTACGTGGAGCTCATTGAGTGA
- the DBNL gene encoding drebrin-like protein isoform X2, producing MAANLSRNGPALQEAYASVVNEKSPTDWALFTYEGNSNDIRVAGTGEGGLEELVEELNSGKVMYGFCRVKDPNSGLPKFVLINWTGEGVNDVRKGACANHVSTMASFLKGAHVTINARAEEDVEPECIMEKVARASGANYAFHKESSRFQDTGPQAPVGSVYQKTNAVSEIKRVGKDSFWAKAEKEEENRRLEEKRRLEEERQRLEEERRERELREAALREQRYLDRSEAADPPSRKYDQQEVISRNRADQAAHPREIFKQKERAMSTTSLPSPQPGKLRSPFLQKQLTQPETSFNREPAHTVSKPSAESEQAASSLADAHEEPAPSAPVYPVQAEEEEEEEAVYEEPPEQEAFYEEPPMVQQQHAAGTEHVDHYLGLSGKGLCARALYDYQAADETEISFDPENLITGIEVIDEGWWRGYGPDGHFGMFPANYVELIE from the exons GGCTCTTTTTACCTACGAaggcaacagcaatgacatccgTGTGGCTGGCACTGGAG AGGGGGGCCTGGAGGAGCTGGTGGAGGAGCTCAACAGTGGGAAGGTGATGTATGGCTTCTGCCGAGTGAAGGACCCCAACTCTGGCCTGCCCAAGTTCGTCCTTATCAACTGG ACTGGCGAGGGTGTGAATGATGTGCGGAAGGGAGCATGCGCCAACCATGTCAGCACCATGGCTAGCTTCCTGAAG GGGGCCCATGTTACCATCAACGCCAGGGCTGAGGAGGATGTGGAGCCTGAGTGCATCATGGAGAAGGTGGCTAGGGCCTCGGGCGCCAACTATGCCTTCCACAAGGAAAGCAGCCGCTTCCAAGACacaggcccccaggccccagtg GGTTCTGTGTACCAAAAGACCAATGCTGTATCTGAGATCAAAAGGGTTGGCAAAGACAGCTTCTGGGCTAAAGCCGAG aaagaagaagagaatcgCAGGCTGGAAGAGAAGCGGCGGCTGGAAGAGGAACGGCAGCGGCTGGAGGAAGAGCGGCGGGAGCGAGAGCTGCGGGAAGCTGCCCTCCGGGAGCAGCGCTACTTGGATAGAAGCGAGGCAGCTGACCCTCCCAG cagGAAGTATGACCAGCAGGAAGTGATTTCAAGGAACAGAGCGGATCAG GCGGCGCACCCACGGGAGATTTTCAAGCAGAAGGAGCGAGCCATGTCCACCacttctctccccagcccccagccag GCAAGCTGAGGAGCCCATTCCTGCAGAAGCAGCTTACTCAACCAGAGACCTCCTTCAACAGAGAGCCAGCTCACACTGTCTCAAAGCCCAGTGCAG AGTCAGAGCAGGCTGCATCCTCCCTTGCAGATGCCCATGAAGAACCGGCTCCCAGTGCCCCTGTGTATCCAGTGCaagcagaagaggaggaggaggaggaggccgtgTACGAGGAGCCCCCAGAACAGGAAGCCTTCTATGAGGAGCCACCCATG GTGCAGCAGCAGCACGCCGCCGGCACTGAGCATGTTGATCACTACCTGGGGCTGAGCGGGAAGGGCCTTTGTGCCCGGGCCCTGTACGACTACCAGGCAG CCGACGAGACAGAGATCTCTTTCGACCCTGAGAACCTCATCACGGGCATCGAGGTGATTGATGAAGGCTGGTGGCGTGGCTATGGGCCAGACGGCCACTTTGGCATGTTTCCTGCCAACTACGTGGAGCTCATTGAGTGA
- the DBNL gene encoding drebrin-like protein isoform X6 produces MKEQCGNKRALFTYEGNSNDIRVAGTGEGGLEELVEELNSGKVMYGFCRVKDPNSGLPKFVLINWTGEGVNDVRKGACANHVSTMASFLKGAHVTINARAEEDVEPECIMEKVARASGANYAFHKESSRFQDTGPQAPVGSVYQKTNAVSEIKRVGKDSFWAKAEKEEENRRLEEKRRLEEERQRLEEERRERELREAALREQRYLDRSEAADPPSSPSSPSRKYDQQEVISRNRADQAAHPREIFKQKERAMSTTSLPSPQPGKLRSPFLQKQLTQPETSFNREPAHTVSKPSAESEQAASSLADAHEEPAPSAPVYPVQAEEEEEEEAVYEEPPEQEAFYEEPPMVQQQHAAGTEHVDHYLGLSGKGLCARALYDYQAADETEISFDPENLITGIEVIDEGWWRGYGPDGHFGMFPANYVELIE; encoded by the exons GGCTCTTTTTACCTACGAaggcaacagcaatgacatccgTGTGGCTGGCACTGGAG AGGGGGGCCTGGAGGAGCTGGTGGAGGAGCTCAACAGTGGGAAGGTGATGTATGGCTTCTGCCGAGTGAAGGACCCCAACTCTGGCCTGCCCAAGTTCGTCCTTATCAACTGG ACTGGCGAGGGTGTGAATGATGTGCGGAAGGGAGCATGCGCCAACCATGTCAGCACCATGGCTAGCTTCCTGAAG GGGGCCCATGTTACCATCAACGCCAGGGCTGAGGAGGATGTGGAGCCTGAGTGCATCATGGAGAAGGTGGCTAGGGCCTCGGGCGCCAACTATGCCTTCCACAAGGAAAGCAGCCGCTTCCAAGACacaggcccccaggccccagtg GGTTCTGTGTACCAAAAGACCAATGCTGTATCTGAGATCAAAAGGGTTGGCAAAGACAGCTTCTGGGCTAAAGCCGAG aaagaagaagagaatcgCAGGCTGGAAGAGAAGCGGCGGCTGGAAGAGGAACGGCAGCGGCTGGAGGAAGAGCGGCGGGAGCGAGAGCTGCGGGAAGCTGCCCTCCGGGAGCAGCGCTACTTGGATAGAAGCGAGGCAGCTGACCCTCCCAG ttctccctcctcccccagcagGAAGTATGACCAGCAGGAAGTGATTTCAAGGAACAGAGCGGATCAG GCGGCGCACCCACGGGAGATTTTCAAGCAGAAGGAGCGAGCCATGTCCACCacttctctccccagcccccagccag GCAAGCTGAGGAGCCCATTCCTGCAGAAGCAGCTTACTCAACCAGAGACCTCCTTCAACAGAGAGCCAGCTCACACTGTCTCAAAGCCCAGTGCAG AGTCAGAGCAGGCTGCATCCTCCCTTGCAGATGCCCATGAAGAACCGGCTCCCAGTGCCCCTGTGTATCCAGTGCaagcagaagaggaggaggaggaggaggccgtgTACGAGGAGCCCCCAGAACAGGAAGCCTTCTATGAGGAGCCACCCATG GTGCAGCAGCAGCACGCCGCCGGCACTGAGCATGTTGATCACTACCTGGGGCTGAGCGGGAAGGGCCTTTGTGCCCGGGCCCTGTACGACTACCAGGCAG CCGACGAGACAGAGATCTCTTTCGACCCTGAGAACCTCATCACGGGCATCGAGGTGATTGATGAAGGCTGGTGGCGTGGCTATGGGCCAGACGGCCACTTTGGCATGTTTCCTGCCAACTACGTGGAGCTCATTGAGTGA
- the DBNL gene encoding drebrin-like protein isoform X1, translated as MAANLSRNGPALQEAYASVVNEKSPTDWALFTYEGNSNDIRVAGTGEGGLEELVEELNSGKVMYGFCRVKDPNSGLPKFVLINWTGEGVNDVRKGACANHVSTMASFLKGAHVTINARAEEDVEPECIMEKVARASGANYAFHKESSRFQDTGPQAPVGSVYQKTNAVSEIKRVGKDSFWAKAEKEEENRRLEEKRRLEEERQRLEEERRERELREAALREQRYLDRSEAADPPSSPSSPSRKYDQQEVISRNRADQAAHPREIFKQKERAMSTTSLPSPQPGKLRSPFLQKQLTQPETSFNREPAHTVSKPSAESEQAASSLADAHEEPAPSAPVYPVQAEEEEEEEAVYEEPPEQEAFYEEPPMVQQQHAAGTEHVDHYLGLSGKGLCARALYDYQAADETEISFDPENLITGIEVIDEGWWRGYGPDGHFGMFPANYVELIE; from the exons GGCTCTTTTTACCTACGAaggcaacagcaatgacatccgTGTGGCTGGCACTGGAG AGGGGGGCCTGGAGGAGCTGGTGGAGGAGCTCAACAGTGGGAAGGTGATGTATGGCTTCTGCCGAGTGAAGGACCCCAACTCTGGCCTGCCCAAGTTCGTCCTTATCAACTGG ACTGGCGAGGGTGTGAATGATGTGCGGAAGGGAGCATGCGCCAACCATGTCAGCACCATGGCTAGCTTCCTGAAG GGGGCCCATGTTACCATCAACGCCAGGGCTGAGGAGGATGTGGAGCCTGAGTGCATCATGGAGAAGGTGGCTAGGGCCTCGGGCGCCAACTATGCCTTCCACAAGGAAAGCAGCCGCTTCCAAGACacaggcccccaggccccagtg GGTTCTGTGTACCAAAAGACCAATGCTGTATCTGAGATCAAAAGGGTTGGCAAAGACAGCTTCTGGGCTAAAGCCGAG aaagaagaagagaatcgCAGGCTGGAAGAGAAGCGGCGGCTGGAAGAGGAACGGCAGCGGCTGGAGGAAGAGCGGCGGGAGCGAGAGCTGCGGGAAGCTGCCCTCCGGGAGCAGCGCTACTTGGATAGAAGCGAGGCAGCTGACCCTCCCAG ttctccctcctcccccagcagGAAGTATGACCAGCAGGAAGTGATTTCAAGGAACAGAGCGGATCAG GCGGCGCACCCACGGGAGATTTTCAAGCAGAAGGAGCGAGCCATGTCCACCacttctctccccagcccccagccag GCAAGCTGAGGAGCCCATTCCTGCAGAAGCAGCTTACTCAACCAGAGACCTCCTTCAACAGAGAGCCAGCTCACACTGTCTCAAAGCCCAGTGCAG AGTCAGAGCAGGCTGCATCCTCCCTTGCAGATGCCCATGAAGAACCGGCTCCCAGTGCCCCTGTGTATCCAGTGCaagcagaagaggaggaggaggaggaggccgtgTACGAGGAGCCCCCAGAACAGGAAGCCTTCTATGAGGAGCCACCCATG GTGCAGCAGCAGCACGCCGCCGGCACTGAGCATGTTGATCACTACCTGGGGCTGAGCGGGAAGGGCCTTTGTGCCCGGGCCCTGTACGACTACCAGGCAG CCGACGAGACAGAGATCTCTTTCGACCCTGAGAACCTCATCACGGGCATCGAGGTGATTGATGAAGGCTGGTGGCGTGGCTATGGGCCAGACGGCCACTTTGGCATGTTTCCTGCCAACTACGTGGAGCTCATTGAGTGA
- the DBNL gene encoding drebrin-like protein isoform X5 yields the protein MAANLSRNGPALQEAYASVVNEKSPTDWALFTYEGNSNDIRVAGTGEGGLEELVEELNSGKVMYGFCRVKDPNSGLPKFVLINWTGEGVNDVRKGACANHVSTMASFLKGAHVTINARAEEDVEPECIMEKVARASGANYAFHKESSRFQDTGPQAPVGSVYQKTNAVSEIKRVGKDSFWAKAEKEEENRRLEEKRRLEEERQRLEEERRERELREAALREQRYLDRSEAADPPRKYDQQEVISRNRADQAAHPREIFKQKERAMSTTSLPSPQPGKLRSPFLQKQLTQPETSFNREPAHTVSKPSADAHEEPAPSAPVYPVQAEEEEEEEAVYEEPPEQEAFYEEPPMVQQQHAAGTEHVDHYLGLSGKGLCARALYDYQAADETEISFDPENLITGIEVIDEGWWRGYGPDGHFGMFPANYVELIE from the exons GGCTCTTTTTACCTACGAaggcaacagcaatgacatccgTGTGGCTGGCACTGGAG AGGGGGGCCTGGAGGAGCTGGTGGAGGAGCTCAACAGTGGGAAGGTGATGTATGGCTTCTGCCGAGTGAAGGACCCCAACTCTGGCCTGCCCAAGTTCGTCCTTATCAACTGG ACTGGCGAGGGTGTGAATGATGTGCGGAAGGGAGCATGCGCCAACCATGTCAGCACCATGGCTAGCTTCCTGAAG GGGGCCCATGTTACCATCAACGCCAGGGCTGAGGAGGATGTGGAGCCTGAGTGCATCATGGAGAAGGTGGCTAGGGCCTCGGGCGCCAACTATGCCTTCCACAAGGAAAGCAGCCGCTTCCAAGACacaggcccccaggccccagtg GGTTCTGTGTACCAAAAGACCAATGCTGTATCTGAGATCAAAAGGGTTGGCAAAGACAGCTTCTGGGCTAAAGCCGAG aaagaagaagagaatcgCAGGCTGGAAGAGAAGCGGCGGCTGGAAGAGGAACGGCAGCGGCTGGAGGAAGAGCGGCGGGAGCGAGAGCTGCGGGAAGCTGCCCTCCGGGAGCAGCGCTACTTGGATAGAAGCGAGGCAGCTGACCCTCCCAG GAAGTATGACCAGCAGGAAGTGATTTCAAGGAACAGAGCGGATCAG GCGGCGCACCCACGGGAGATTTTCAAGCAGAAGGAGCGAGCCATGTCCACCacttctctccccagcccccagccag GCAAGCTGAGGAGCCCATTCCTGCAGAAGCAGCTTACTCAACCAGAGACCTCCTTCAACAGAGAGCCAGCTCACACTGTCTCAAAGCCCAGTGCAG ATGCCCATGAAGAACCGGCTCCCAGTGCCCCTGTGTATCCAGTGCaagcagaagaggaggaggaggaggaggccgtgTACGAGGAGCCCCCAGAACAGGAAGCCTTCTATGAGGAGCCACCCATG GTGCAGCAGCAGCACGCCGCCGGCACTGAGCATGTTGATCACTACCTGGGGCTGAGCGGGAAGGGCCTTTGTGCCCGGGCCCTGTACGACTACCAGGCAG CCGACGAGACAGAGATCTCTTTCGACCCTGAGAACCTCATCACGGGCATCGAGGTGATTGATGAAGGCTGGTGGCGTGGCTATGGGCCAGACGGCCACTTTGGCATGTTTCCTGCCAACTACGTGGAGCTCATTGAGTGA